The Suricata suricatta isolate VVHF042 chromosome 16, meerkat_22Aug2017_6uvM2_HiC, whole genome shotgun sequence genome contains the following window.
ccctctctctctctctctctctctctctctctctctccctctccctctctctctctctctctttctctctctctcatgtttatttattttgagagagagaaagggagacagaatccaagcaggctccacaccatcagtacagagtctgatgtggggctcgaactcacaaaccgtaagatcatgacctgagctgaaatcaagagtcccacacttaaccagctgagccacccaggtgcccccagctaaAATCTCTTAataggagaaagaaggaggctgGATactgggaggcagtggggagccagCCACACTTCTCTGTATAGAACACTTACGTGCCAGGCTTTACGAGATGCATTTTTACACGAGTGACCTTGAAGCCTCACATCCGTTCATTGATTCAACAAGTATTCAGGAAGTACCCACttgggccaggccctggaggtTAGTAATGCGTTGatgagataaacattttttaaagtgttcacacacataaatacaccaTGGAAACAAATTCTCACAGGGGGCCAATGAGACCCCTTTTGTCAAGAGGAAACGGGTCAGAGAGCTGAAATCACTTGCTGAAATTTGTCCCACAAGTAAGCATTTTGGGGGCAAGATGGTTCTGAAGTGACACTACCcagtgcgtgggggagggggagggggaggggcaggaacacttgttaaaaatgtagGTTCCTGAGCTTACACCAAACCTACTACATCGAAGCTTTTACAAGAAGGGCTCAGAATTTTACAAGCTCCCCGCATTCTTCTGGCGCATGAGGAAGTTTCTGAACCACTGCCTAATCATCTAGTcagttcatgtgtgtgtgtgtgtgtgtgtgtgtgtgtgttttaattttttttaatgttttttatttatttttgagagagagagacagagtgtgaacaggggagggtcagagagagagggagacacagaatccgaagcaggctccaggctctgagctagctgtcagcacagagcccaacgcggagctcgaacccacgaactgtgagatcatgacctcagcttaagccggacgcttagctgactgagccacccaggcgcccctcctcatccattcttttaacaaatacttgCTGACCTCCTCATGCTGCATTCTGAGAACACCGCTCAGGACACAAGATCTCATTTCCTTCACATTGCTGGGACCCAGTTATTGAACGGTATCAGAGACAATATTTCAAACACAAACTCGGTAAATGCtctgcgggggcgggggagaaagGCTAGATATAACCATCATCTAGAATTCCTGCTCCTCTTGGAGAatcagggaggcttcctggaagaagagaaattgATGGGACGAATGGGAATTAGCTGGGCAAAGGGGCAGGTGGGCAGTGGAATGGAAGatcaggcagaggggacagcgtGTGCGTTACCTGGGACAAGAGGGCGCTTCCTGCCTGAGCCTCCCCTTGACCTACCTCCTACCCCACAGCCTGCAGGGGCCTCCCTCGTACAAGCCACCAACTCCAAAGGCGAAGCGGGAGGAACCAGAGATGGTGAGTATTTTCCTGGCACCCAGGCTGTGCCTATACCACACCCAGCCTTCCCCTCTGAGGCCGGGGCTAGGAGGGGGGACCGGTGGGGAGAggccagctgggggtgggggggtctgacctgcccctcttcctcccctgcagcCCTCCCAGCTCTTCACCCTTGGGGCCTCGGAGCACAGCCCCCTCAAGACCCCCTACTTTGATGCTGGCGTCTCATGTGCTGAGCAGGTAGGAGCGCAGGGCAGGTCAGGGGTGGGTTTAGGGTTTGGACTTAAGGGCCTGGGGTCAGCTCCTGATATGAAAGGTCAAAGACAATGGGTCACGACTCAAGGTCAGGACCATGTCTCTGGTCAGAGCTTAGAGGATCGAGATGTGTTTAGGATTCATTGGGGGAGATCACAGTTGAAAACGTGCAAGGACAGGAGGCCAGAGCTTAAAGTCACTTCGTGTCCATCAAGATTGGCTGAATGTCTTACGTTTGCCAAAGACCATGCGTGAAGCTGAAACAAGACCAACTGTCATTCTGCTAAGTGGTCTGCTGGATGTCGGGGGTCAGATATTAAAGCTGAGACAAATCGAGGTTCAAGGAGCTATTGAAGCCTTAAGGTTAAGTAGTTGAGGATAGGATTGAAGTCAGAGGTTAGTGGAGAAAGACTTGTGGCCAGGGatcaaaagacaaaggagagGCCGGGAgtgacaggctctgggctttgagtTACGATAAGCCATGTGATCGCCCCAGAGCAATTTCAGCCCAGGCCCACAAGGGGTAGGATTGGGTCTGGTTGGCTTAAGATGGTCACAGTTTGGGAGTCAAGGGGCAGATTGGGATCCTTTGTGCTCAGGAGATGACCTTTGGGtttttccctccctgcccccaggataTGCCTCGGTATCATGAGCTGCCCACCTTGGAAGAGAGGTCAGGGCCCCTGCTCCTGGGGGCCACCAGCCTGGGCCCACCCATCTTGGTGCCTCCAGGGCCACCTGCTATGGAGGCTGTTTCCCTGGACttagaggagcaggaggaggaggaagactaTTTGGACAAGATCAACCCCGTCTATGATGCCCTGTCCTACTCTAGCCCCTCTGATTCCTACCAGAGCAAAGGCTTTGTCATGTCCCGAGCCATGTATGTGTAAGCTGCCATGGCCCTGGCCTCTTGCCTCTCGCCTTTTGATCCCTCCACTTTAGGCCAGGCCAGGCTGCTGTCAGTTAACACACAAAAATGCATCTCATCTGTGACTTCGACTTTGGCGGCTCCACTATGACCTCTAATCCATGATCTCTGACCCAGAGAAACCAGCCATAACAGAAACCTGGCAACCTTATCtcatgtgggggtggggaagcacgTTCCCGCACAGCCTCTGACTCCTGAGGCGGTGACTTTGGATCATACCTCTCACGTCCCATCATCTCCAGACTCCCTCGACATCCCAAAGAAGAACCCCAGACCTCTGATTTGTCCTCAGGCAGAAAACTCCCAATAGCTCTCCAAGGGCGGGCCACCCTGCTGCTCAgacctgagccctccaggcagcAGAGccccactctccccctccccactctgttccccatctcctccctcctgcaggcAGGAGTCTCAGGGGTCCAGACCCTTCCCTGAGCCCCCACTACCCGCAATTCCTGTCTAGAGGGAATTAAGCCCCACCCCAGGGCTAGGATGAGGTAAGCCTCGTGCAATGTGCTTTGCCGACCCCAGCCTTAGGAGAATTTGCTGTTACTTTGAAGACTACTGAGTCCTTTCACTCCTGCCCAGTGAGATGGGACCTAAACGTCtcctggcagggggtggggatcggagggggtgggtggggaataCAATAGTTTTGTAATACAGCATTTCCTACAAAATCTGAGTTTATACTTCGACCGGGTGTCAACTTGTGTTTTCTGTGGGATGTGAAGGGGATAGGGGGTGGGACATAATGGGAAATGAATAAGGCGCTTAAAGCTTGAAGGAATCAGTAGGCTAGAAGCCAAGATGGGTtacaggcaaaataaaaaaataaataagccaaagatagatttaaaaaaataagtgagcagaaaatgagcaaaaatgagTAAACCAAAAACATAATGATGGATAATGGAAGGAGACGGGGAGGAGTTCAGGGAACTGTGGTTTAATGACAAGGAACGGCATTGAGTACCAATGGGTAATGGATAGGAATAAACGGAACAAAGATAGAAATGGCAGTAATTCAGTTTGAGGGACTCTGGTTTAAAGGATAAATGGCAAGTAAGAATAGGCCAAAGGCAAAATTACCAAATAGGAGCTCAGGGCATTATGGGTAATAGATCTGAATGAATGAGCTAGAAGCAGAGGAATAATAGAGAAATAGGGCCAGCAGGCATGATGGGTAATGGGCCCAAAACATGATGGCTAATTAAAGAAGCGCGAGGATGATGGAAGTGAACAGGCAGAAACGAGCAAGAGGTAGTACAGGAGATGAAGCTGAAATGAATGGGACAGGGGCATGCTGGGTAACGGGACTGCGATGAATGGGCCAAAGATAGAAGCCGCAGTGACGCAAGTGGGGGCGGGGAACAGAAGGTACGATGGGTAGGAAAAGAGGTGGGTCTACGGCAACTGTCTCGCGCTAAATAGGTAAGGGGCATTGTGGGTAGGAAGAAGCAGGACAGGTTTCACATAAACCGGTTAGAATTCTCCCGAGGCACTGTGGGAAGGGTCAGCACTTCCGGTTCTTGATCGCCGACTCTGGACTAGGGGGCTGCCGGTCGGCCGCGGTGCCTGGTGGGACGAGAGGCCTGACCTTGCTGCCTAGCAGCCTCTGCCGCGCAACCCACCTTTACCCGCGTCCTTCGACCCTGGCACGTTAGCCAATGAACGTACCAGACCGATTACGCCACTACGGTCGGCCTCCTGTACCGGCGGAGCCAATCAGAATGCTTCAAGGGCCAAAGCCGACCAATTACAATGGCAACTTGGCCGCGGGGCGGAGTCGAAAGAGGGTCGCCCCCTTGGAGAGGGGCGGAGGCGACAACTCGGTGGGCGTTTCAAATCGCGCAGCTCGGACCAATGACGGACGAACACCGGAACCCGCGGCGTTGCGAGCCAATAGATGTGGGCACCGCGAGCCACTGGGAAAGGCGGGGAGGTGTGCCTTGACCTGCCTGTGAGTGGAAACCAATAGAAAAGGACGTCTCAAAGAGGTGGGTGGGACTCCCAGCCATGACTCCAATTGCAGGGCCACGCCTTGTGACTAGTAGGCGGATCCCAGGGCATGCTGAACCAATGGGGTAGGCGGGGCGGGGCGAcagtggtggcggcggcggcagcgggtTCGGTTGCGCGTGGCGCACGGGGTGGGAGCGGAGCCCAGGCCGGGTGCAGGCGCTGCCGCCAGTGAGAACCGGGGCCCGGGGCAGAGCGGGTTTGGCTGGGACTGGACCCGGAGTGTGCGGGCCTTGACCTTCGCCCTCTGACCTTTCCCCTTGCAGGCGACCATGGGGAACGTCTTGGCCGCTAGCTCGCCTCCCGcagggccgccgccgccgcctgcgCCCGCCCTCGTGGGACTGCCGCCGCCTCCGCCCTCTCCTCCGGGCTTCACGCTGCCGCCACTGGGAGGCGGTCTGGGCGCTGGGGCTGGTGCGGGTCGAGGTTCGGAAAGGACTCCCGGTGCCGCACCCGGCAGCGCCGCAGGGACTGCGGACGATGGGGCCTGCGGCTGCCTGCCCAACCCGGGCACGTTTGAGGAGTGCCACCGGAAGTGCAAGGGTGAGGGGCGAGGGACCCGGCGGGGGTGTGAGGGCCCGGATctcgtgggggaggggagagcaccCTGAGGACATTGGGAATTGGCATGGACCACTGGAAACATTGAACAGAGCGTTGGGAGTTGACGTTAGGATCGAATGGTGGAACGTTGGACTTGGAGCATAGAACGATGGGATCGAATGGAACCTCAGGATGGAATGCCCGAGCAGTAGAGTAAAGCCTTAGGGACCTCAGGAGCCTCAGGGATCAGCCAAGCCAGCCTTCTTGTGTGATccggaaggaaactgaggcccaaggtcACTGTGTCAGCAAGGGTCCCGTGGGGGTGGAATTCAAGGCTTCTGGATCTTGGCTTGAAACAAATCTGATAGCAAAGGCGGTGTCGGCTTATTGAGCTTTGTCATTCAGTGTATGTCAGTTCATTACATTCTTGCAGTATCTCCACGTGGTGAGCTTACAGATGACACAGGTGACAAGTTTGACATAGAGAGTTAAAGTGACTTGCCCTGAGTCAAAGGAGTAGTAGGTGGTGGCATTGGGACTTGGATGCGGGCAGAGGCTCTGGGCCTGGCCCCCTCTACTAAGTTAGAACGGTCTCTTTCCTGGTTGGGGTACCTTGTGCAACGCTCTGCTTGTGCGTccctggagaagggagaggcGGGGATGGCAGGGCAGGAAGGGATGAGATGTGAgttggggtgcaggggtggggggtgggctagaGAGTGAAGAGTGACAGCGTTTCTTCTCTTCAGAGCTGTTTCCCATTCAGATGGAAGGTGTCAAGCTCACAGTCAACAAAGGGTTGAGTAACCATTTCCAGGTGAGCCTTCCTCGTGCCCTTACCCTCCAGAGGTCATTCCAGCCGTCTCCCTGCGCCGACACCTACAACCCCCTTACTCCCCGCAAAGAGCTAGGCTCCTTGGCACCTGAAAAGACTCAGAGACACAGTGCCAGGCTGACTGCTCGCTGGGTCCGGTGGAAGGGGTTAGGGACCCAAAATCCAGAGATTCCCCTTTCCCCCATAACATCCAGGCAGGACTGAAGGACCGGGTATGTAGCCATCTCTCCAACTTATCTTTTTTTTGAGTATCTGCTCTTGTCGCGCCAAAGTTCCCAGTCTTCGTCCCCTACCCAACCCTGAGCCACCTGTCCTTtccttgctgggggtggggccagccGAGTTTGTGGGCGATTGGCCCGCAGTCTCAGCCCCACGGGGCCCCCTCTTCTCCCAGGTGAACCACACAGTAGCCCTCAGCACAATCGGGGAGTCCAACTACCACTTCGGGGTCACGTACGTGGGAACCAAGCAGCTGAGTCCCACAGAGGTGAGGTTCCTTGTATCTTTCACTCATCGTATCTTTCTCCTAACCAATATACAGCCAAACGCCAGGCCACAAGGCTCAGTTTGATGGGAGGCGGGAGCCGTTGAGGCTGAGGATGTTGGGAGGTGGGGGACTGTCTTCCCAAGGTGCTTTGGAATATGGTCATTCCTTCGTCCGGAAGCCCTGTCACCCGCCCAGCACTGTGCCGGGTCAGGGCTGGGGTCACCGGGCAGTGATGACCCAGAGTCTCCAGGGCTGAACTGTGTAGATCATGCAGGGCTTTGAATGCCAAGCACGGCATTAGGACTTTCTCTAGGGGGCAGTGGAGAGCCACGGAAAGATCTGAACTGGGGAAAGATGGTCAAAAGTGTGCTTTTCAGAAGTACTTTTGAGGCTGCCTTGCAGAGGCTAAGCTGAGGGAATGGGGCAAAACTGGGGCCCTGGAAGGAGGCTGGGCACAGCTGAGACTGGGGGGTTGAATTAGGTCTCTGCTTACATCAACTTAGAAATTCATTTCTTTGACAAACTATCATTGTACCCCATTCTGTCCCTAGCCCTGTTCTGGGCAGTTTTGGAAACAGCGGTGACTGAAACAGCCATGGGGTTCGCAATGTAGTTGACAAAGGGAACAGACCTGTGCCCAGTCAGCCCAGGGTAGGCAGGACTGAAATGGGAGAGGGGAGCCTAACTCAGCCTAGGTGGTCCGGGACAGCTTCCTAGAGGAGGGGACCGCAATCTGAGTTTTTGTGATCCTAGGCTTCTCACCTAATCTTGTCACTTGTGTGTTTCTATAACATTAGACCTCTGATCTCTAACCTTGCCCTCTGTGCCACAGGCATTCCCTGTGCTGGTGGGCGACATGGACAATAGTGGCAGTCTCAATGCTCAGGTCATTCACCAGCTGGGCCCCGGCCTCAGGTCCAAGATGGCCATCCAGGTAAGTGAGAGCCCAGTCAGCTGCTCCCCCGGCCACTGCGAGCACCAGGCTGCTGTCTCCACTGTTCTTTCCTCCCTGCAGACCCAGCAGTCCAAGTTCGTGAACTGGCAGGTGGATGGGGAGTACCGGGGTTCAGACTTCACAGCCGCCGTCACTCTGGGGAACCCAGACGTCCTGGTGGGTTCAGGTAAGAGGCGCGGGCATGGTGGGTGGGTCTCAATCCCTCCTCTGGACCTCCTTTCCCACCGTCTAGAAACACTGTCTAGGTCAGGGGTGGCTGGGGCGGCCAGGGGCGGCCGGCGGGATGTTGGAGCCTCCCACAATCTAGCATTTAGGTGTGAGCAAGTAGGTGcaaacccagctctgccaccgGCTTCACTGCAGTCGGAGGCAAGTCCCATCATCTCtccggcctcagtttcctcgcctGTAGAACCAGGCTGCCCCAGAGAGTTAAGTTCGTCCGTGTGAAAAAAACTCCCAAGTGGTGGGGGAGACCCAAGGGCCCCGGGGACACGTGAGCTGCTCTTACTGCTTACGGGCTCGTCTTGTTGGGGTGCATAGATTGCGGGGAGGGCAGCTCCCCAAGCCATTGCGGGGAGGCCAGTAGTCTTGAGACAGAAGCCGACCAGGAAGGTTTTTCCGGTGGTGCTGGTGTAGGCAGGGGCCCTCCGACTTGTGTCTCTAGGTCTCCTCTCTTTGGTTCCCCTTTTTTCCTGCTCTGCCTATCTGATTTCTCAACATTCTTACCGCGCGCCTTCCAGGCACTGAGGATAAGGGGGCAAATGAAGGAGAATGGAGTCTGCCCTCTGGGAGCTTTCATTCTGAGGaatcatggaaaagaaaaggtgTCCCTGCTGGGCAGTAGGGGCTGGGAAAGACTAGGGccttggaggggtgggggggggggggggttctcagAGAAAGCGTCCTTTCACAAGTGATACTTGAACAAAGACTAAAAGGTATAGAGGGAAGGTACCCAGCGGAAGACTGGAAAGAGCTCCAAGAGCTCTTCAGCCAGAGGGAGCGGCAAgcgcaaaggccctggggcaggaggagagcaGCTGTAatgagaggggcaggagggagaggtgaggagCCAAGTCGGGGTTCTGTAGGGCTTGAGCCTTCACTCTGAGTcagcgccccaccccccaccccagcgccGAGAGCCTGAGAGGGACAGGAGCTGGCGGAGCCTGCGGGGTTGGCCAGTGGGTTGGAGGTGGGCGTTGGACGAGAGGGTGATAGGTCTGGGCCACCCCATGGGGCCTCCTAGGGGAAGCCTCCTCCGAGAGTCCCAAGAGGGGGGATGTGAGGGGCCTCAGGAGAAGAACCCTTTCTTGTCCCCTGCTGACCCCCGATGCCGTCGCCCCCTCATGTGCTCCCTGCGGTTGGGCCCACAAGACCTTTCTGAGACTTTGTTGCATCCTTTGTACCCTGCAGCTTAGAGCTCTTCTCTGTCCTTCGGGGCTGAAAGAGTAGTTTCAGGACAGGCCTCACTCTCACAGAAAGACCTGCCCTGAGGGCGCCTCCCTCCCTGGTCCTAGGGTCTCCTTGTCCTGACCCACTGCCTCCCACAGCGAGGATAGAGGCCCTTTCTGAGCAGGAACTTGCTTGTCACGCTTGCCACTGCGTGCCAGGAACAGAGCAGAACTCAGAAAGTACTGGATGAAGGAGTGGGTGGTAGTAGTGGCGCCTCCTGAGGGTCCCTTCTTGCCCCGTCAGGGTGTGGCCCCAGGGGCATGATGTGCACCCTCTTTCAGTCCTCCCAGGCCCCGGGGACAGCGGCTTGCTGGGTTCCCTCCACAGCCCGGGCGCCGCCAGTAAGCTCTCACTGAGCCCCAGAGAGGGGACGCGCTTTCCCAAGATGCACAGCAGGTCAGACTCCTGGATCCGTGCTTTGTCTCTGTGCACCGGGtcccccccctctgccctccccccacacaaACGCTCACTGGCATCATCTTGTGCTTCCCAACCCTGGCCTCCGTCCAGGTCCCTCTTCCCTAGAACCCAGGGCCACCAATGACCCTTCCACCTCTTAGTCCTTACAGCAGCCTTTTGTTCCCGGAGACGCTGACAGTGCTGGCCCAAATGAGTGCTGAGTGCACCTAGGCCCCAGGacaccccccatcccccaaccccatgGCTCCGCCCTCACCGGGCCTCGCCTGTCACAAGGGCCCCAAAGCAACGGAGGCCACCTCTCGATGAAGGATTTGGAGCAGGAGGGCCCATCTGCGGCAAGGGGCCAGATGTGTGGGGGGCTGCCCTCTGGAGGGGACTCTCCACGTTGTCCCCCCACAGCCATGGGGTggcccccatttcacaggtgggggAAGTGAGGCCCGGGCGTGAAATAGGACACTGGGATCCTGCAGAGAAGCTGGAATGGATGTGAATCGCAGCCTGACTCAAGGGCCAGTGTTCTTTATTGGTTCCTTCTCGGTGGCCTCAACTTGTTCTCAGGAGCCTCTGCATCCTCCTGAGAACCCAGCCTGTGCCCGGGCCTAGGTGGGGCGGTGTTGGGACTCagctcccccttcccaccctcagGGCCCCTGGCTGGTGGGGGAGAcgtttgcttttaattttttttttaacatttatttatttttgagagagaaagagatagagcgcaagcagggaaggagggagaaaggggaggcacagaatccgaagcagactccaggctctgagctgtcagcacaaggctcggcgcagggctcgaacccacaaactgtgagataaggacctgagccggaatcggatgcttaactgactgagccacgggCCGCCctgacatttgcttttatttttatttatttttttaatgtttatatttgagagagagagacagagcatgagcaggggatggacacacagagagagggagacaatctgaagccggctccaggctccatgctgtcagcacagagcccagcgtggggctcggactcacgagctgtgagatcatgacctgagctgaagtcggactcaaccgactgagccaccgggcgccccTACATTTGGTTTTAAAACAAGTAATCCCATAGCGACTTCGGCACCATCGTGAAAAGCTCAGAAGTTCAGGATAAGAGCTTGTAACTACCGCCCCCCCGCCTCATACCCGGTCTCACCCAAAGTGACAGGGACAGCTTCTCAAAGTGGTGGCACCTAGTCAAAAGGAGGGTGAAGAGGGCACCGTCCCTGAGGCCTGCGGAGGCCGGAAACACTGGCTGGGGCGGAGACCTGCGTTCACCCCGGAACTGCCCCTCCCTGAGCATCTGTCCTGGGGTGTCTGCCCTTCTTGCCCCCAGGGGGGCTT
Protein-coding sequences here:
- the TOMM40 gene encoding mitochondrial import receptor subunit TOM40 homolog — its product is MGNVLAASSPPAGPPPPPAPALVGLPPPPPSPPGFTLPPLGGGLGAGAGAGRGSERTPGAAPGSAAGTADDGACGCLPNPGTFEECHRKCKELFPIQMEGVKLTVNKGLSNHFQVNHTVALSTIGESNYHFGVTYVGTKQLSPTEAFPVLVGDMDNSGSLNAQVIHQLGPGLRSKMAIQTQQSKFVNWQVDGEYRGSDFTAAVTLGNPDVLVGSGILVAHYLQSITPCLALGGELVYHRRPGEEGTVVSLAGKYTLNNWLATVTLGQAGMHATYYHRASDQLQVGVEFEASTRMQDTSVSFGYQLDLPKANLLFKGSVDSNWIVGATLEKKLPPLPLTLALGAFLNHRKNKFQCGFGLTIG